The following coding sequences lie in one Terriglobia bacterium genomic window:
- a CDS encoding PIN domain-containing protein produces the protein MKLVDTSSWVHQIRRRGDPTIRARVEQLLRTGEAAWCPIVRLELWAGVGSDTDRTLLRDYQQRVPEVCITDEVWQKACELADRCRRAGRTAPPHDIAIAACAWHHGLEIEHDDAHFDLLAALQPKHPSSLRPQLPLR, from the coding sequence ATGAAGCTGGTGGACACATCGAGCTGGGTGCACCAGATCAGACGCCGGGGCGATCCGACCATCCGGGCGCGTGTGGAACAGCTGCTCCGCACCGGCGAGGCGGCCTGGTGCCCCATTGTGCGCCTTGAATTGTGGGCGGGCGTGGGGAGCGATACTGACCGGACACTGCTGCGCGATTACCAGCAGCGCGTCCCGGAAGTGTGCATTACGGACGAAGTCTGGCAGAAAGCCTGCGAACTGGCCGACCGCTGCCGTCGCGCCGGCAGGACCGCGCCGCCTCATGACATAGCGATCGCAGCCTGCGCCTGGCATCACGGCCTGGAAATCGAACACGATGACGCTCACTTTGATCTGCTGGCAGCCCTGCAGCCAAAACATCCATCTTCCCTGCGCCCTCAGCTTCCTCTGCGTTGA
- a CDS encoding phosphatase PAP2 family protein yields the protein MKTGVPGTRLKLGIRTPIAAVLAAFIMIAPAWAQEGLGQAPEHAALAVPQSDWQPPEKKPADANPCPRVVSEKAFLKNLWCDQKVIWTAPLRAPRRLRFVLPFAGATAVLIATDKFAAREISERPPGGGFNASRYISYMGSPASTIGFAGAFYGVSRLTRNEGMRETALLSFEVLADAGIVQGVLKIATQRERPTQDNGRLRLDDARGKFWAGGSSFPSGHSISVWALASFFASRYPDKPVVKYTAYGLAVAVSVSRLTSRQHFPSDVLVGSVFGYLIGHYVTRAHTR from the coding sequence ATGAAAACAGGAGTGCCCGGAACTCGCCTGAAACTCGGGATTCGCACCCCGATCGCAGCAGTGCTCGCAGCCTTCATCATGATTGCGCCGGCTTGGGCTCAAGAAGGTCTCGGCCAGGCGCCGGAGCACGCCGCTCTGGCTGTGCCGCAGAGCGACTGGCAACCGCCTGAGAAAAAGCCGGCAGATGCCAACCCATGCCCCAGGGTAGTCTCGGAGAAAGCCTTCCTCAAAAATCTCTGGTGCGATCAAAAGGTGATCTGGACTGCCCCGTTGCGCGCGCCGAGGCGCCTGCGCTTTGTTCTCCCCTTCGCTGGGGCAACGGCTGTTTTGATTGCAACCGATAAATTCGCTGCCCGTGAAATCAGCGAACGTCCGCCAGGTGGGGGCTTCAATGCCAGCAGGTACATCTCGTACATGGGATCTCCGGCGAGCACCATCGGCTTTGCCGGCGCCTTCTACGGCGTATCCCGGCTTACCCGCAACGAGGGCATGCGGGAGACCGCGTTGCTTTCCTTCGAAGTGCTGGCGGATGCAGGAATCGTACAGGGGGTGCTGAAAATTGCGACCCAGCGCGAGCGGCCGACTCAGGATAATGGCCGGCTTCGGCTGGACGACGCGCGAGGAAAGTTCTGGGCCGGCGGGAGTTCCTTTCCTTCCGGGCACTCAATCAGCGTCTGGGCACTGGCCTCCTTCTTCGCTTCCCGATATCCCGACAAACCAGTCGTCAAATATACCGCTTATGGGTTGGCCGTAGCGGTCAGCGTATCGCGCCTCACATCCAGACAGCACTTTCCCTCCGACGTGCTGGTCGGGAGCGTCTTCGGCTACCTCATTGGTCATTACGTCACTCGCGCCCATACCAGGTAA
- a CDS encoding protein kinase, producing MAGLEAVSTQPLHTDEILDLAMQIADGLDAAHAERLIHRDIKPANIFVTKRGREDREAIAPVAAASL from the coding sequence CTGGCCGGGTTGGAAGCTGTCTCAACTCAGCCGCTCCATACAGACGAGATTCTCGACCTGGCAATGCAGATTGCGGATGGATTGGACGCCGCCCACGCCGAGCGACTTATTCATCGGGATATTAAACCAGCCAATATCTTTGTCACGAAGCGGGGCCGGGAAGACCGCGAAGCGATTGCGCCAGTTGCTGCAGCGTCCCTATAG
- a CDS encoding prolyl oligopeptidase family serine peptidase, whose product MSVIFAGCLKSPTSFPPTERKPVTEEYFGIKVVDNYRWLDNLDDPSVRAWNDAQNLYSRAYLDQIPFQDQIYRRLKGIHEEESTRYYGLVYKKKLFAMKSQPSKNQPFLVVLQSAEDAGSERVVVDPNELNPKGTTAIDWFVPSHDGRLVAVSLSENGSEDGSVSVFEVESGRRLADIVPRVQFPTGGGDVDWNRESTGFYYTRYPQGNERPAEDINFFQQIYFHRLGTPSFEDVYVIGREFPKIAECKISSTEDGKYVLITVANGDGGEFAHYLKAPSGKWAQITQFPDKVVSAQFGPDNALYLLTRKDTPNGRILAVQPSSPKLDKAKLVVSESDVSISGFVPARTRLFVTDVVGGPHRIRVFDLTGKEQQPIPLKPVSAVSGVLRLEGDQILYGAQSYVDPPGWYRYDPATLESTKTALSSSSSVDLSNIEVSRDFATSRDGTKVPVNILMQKGTPRNGQNPTILYGYGGFGISESPSFDPVKRVWLEQGGIYAIANLRGGGEFGEAWHEAGKLTKKQNVFDDFAACVRFLIDKKYTNPARLAIEGGSNGGLLMGAVLTQHPELFRAAVSYVGIYDMLRFENFPNGVFNVTEYGTVKDREQFKALYAYSPYHHVEDGMAYPAVIFLTGDHDGRVDPANSRKMTARLQAATSSGLPVLLRTNPKAGHGIGTGLSDRISQEADVYAFLFDQLGVAYKLAGK is encoded by the coding sequence ATGTCCGTGATCTTCGCGGGTTGCCTGAAGAGCCCGACGTCGTTCCCGCCGACCGAAAGAAAGCCAGTGACGGAGGAATACTTCGGGATAAAGGTCGTCGACAACTATCGCTGGCTTGACAATCTCGACGATCCGTCCGTGCGGGCGTGGAACGATGCCCAGAACTTATATTCGCGCGCCTACCTTGACCAGATCCCGTTCCAGGACCAGATATACCGACGCCTCAAGGGCATCCATGAAGAGGAGAGCACTCGCTACTACGGACTGGTCTACAAGAAGAAGCTCTTCGCGATGAAATCGCAACCGTCGAAAAACCAGCCGTTCCTGGTTGTGCTCCAGTCAGCAGAGGATGCCGGCTCGGAGCGGGTCGTGGTCGATCCAAACGAGTTGAATCCGAAGGGGACTACGGCGATCGACTGGTTCGTCCCGTCCCACGATGGGCGTCTGGTCGCCGTGTCACTCTCCGAGAACGGGAGCGAGGATGGATCGGTCAGCGTGTTTGAAGTGGAGAGCGGAAGGAGACTGGCGGATATCGTGCCGCGGGTTCAATTCCCTACCGGAGGAGGCGATGTCGATTGGAATCGCGAGTCCACCGGCTTTTATTACACCCGCTACCCCCAGGGAAATGAGAGGCCTGCGGAAGACATCAACTTCTTCCAGCAGATCTATTTTCACAGACTCGGCACCCCGTCCTTCGAAGATGTTTACGTGATCGGCAGGGAGTTTCCGAAAATCGCCGAATGCAAAATCTCCTCGACAGAAGATGGTAAGTACGTGCTCATCACGGTGGCGAACGGGGATGGAGGAGAGTTCGCCCATTATCTGAAGGCCCCCTCGGGCAAGTGGGCGCAAATCACGCAGTTCCCGGATAAGGTGGTTTCGGCGCAGTTCGGGCCCGACAATGCGCTCTACCTGCTCACGAGGAAAGATACGCCCAACGGCAGGATTCTCGCGGTCCAGCCTTCGAGCCCGAAACTCGACAAGGCTAAACTTGTCGTATCCGAGAGTGACGTTTCGATCAGCGGATTCGTGCCGGCCAGGACGCGTCTCTTTGTTACCGATGTCGTGGGCGGGCCGCACAGAATCCGCGTCTTCGATCTTACCGGCAAGGAGCAGCAACCCATCCCTCTCAAGCCGGTTTCCGCAGTCAGCGGTGTGCTCCGTCTTGAAGGCGATCAGATTCTCTATGGCGCGCAGAGCTACGTGGATCCTCCCGGATGGTATCGCTATGATCCCGCGACTCTGGAATCAACGAAGACGGCGCTTTCGAGCTCTTCATCAGTGGACTTGAGTAATATTGAGGTGAGCCGCGACTTCGCCACTTCCCGGGACGGCACCAAAGTCCCGGTAAACATCCTGATGCAGAAAGGAACTCCCCGTAACGGGCAGAATCCCACGATCCTTTACGGCTACGGCGGCTTCGGGATCAGCGAGTCGCCCTCTTTCGACCCGGTGAAGCGGGTCTGGCTGGAGCAGGGAGGAATCTATGCCATTGCCAATCTGCGCGGCGGCGGGGAGTTCGGCGAGGCGTGGCACGAGGCCGGAAAACTCACAAAAAAGCAGAATGTCTTTGACGACTTCGCAGCATGCGTCCGGTTCCTGATCGACAAGAAGTACACGAACCCGGCGCGCCTCGCCATCGAAGGCGGGAGCAACGGCGGGCTCCTCATGGGTGCAGTGCTGACCCAGCACCCGGAACTCTTTCGCGCGGCCGTGAGCTATGTGGGGATCTATGACATGCTCCGATTCGAGAATTTCCCCAACGGCGTTTTCAACGTCACGGAGTATGGAACCGTCAAGGACCGCGAGCAGTTCAAGGCGCTCTATGCCTACTCGCCGTATCACCATGTAGAGGATGGCATGGCCTATCCTGCGGTGATATTCCTGACCGGCGATCACGATGGGCGTGTGGACCCGGCCAACTCGCGCAAGATGACCGCCCGCCTCCAGGCGGCGACCAGCTCGGGACTGCCGGTCTTGCTGAGAACCAACCCGAAGGCCGGGCACGGCATCGGCACCGGCCTCAGCGACAGAATCAGCCAGGAAGCTGATGTCTATGCCTTCCTGTTCGATCAGCTGGGAGTGGCGTATAAACTGGCAGGAAAGTAG
- a CDS encoding L,D-transpeptidase, whose product MLLAGKVRTAENPALAAGNPATAPVRRIVVSLTDRKLAVLENGAVVKIYNTAVGAPKSPSPAGTFQIANRIVLPTYYAPGKVIPPGAENPLGTRWIGLSLKGFGIHGTNRPKSIGRAESHGCIRLRNHDVEELFEIVRPGDVVELHAERNDELERLFAAGRNTPPGRPSQNVAARESTVR is encoded by the coding sequence ATGCTTCTCGCCGGGAAAGTCAGAACCGCGGAAAATCCGGCTTTGGCGGCAGGAAATCCTGCAACGGCGCCGGTACGCCGCATTGTCGTCAGTCTAACGGATCGAAAGCTGGCGGTACTCGAAAATGGCGCCGTTGTTAAGATCTATAACACCGCTGTCGGCGCCCCCAAGAGTCCGAGTCCTGCCGGCACATTCCAGATCGCGAACCGCATTGTGCTTCCCACCTACTACGCGCCCGGCAAGGTCATCCCGCCGGGTGCGGAAAACCCTCTGGGCACACGGTGGATCGGGCTCAGCCTCAAGGGCTTCGGCATCCATGGCACCAATCGTCCCAAGTCGATCGGCCGGGCGGAATCGCACGGTTGCATTCGGCTTCGCAACCACGATGTCGAGGAACTATTCGAGATTGTCAGGCCGGGCGATGTCGTGGAACTGCACGCAGAACGGAACGACGAACTGGAGCGCCTATTCGCAGCAGGCCGGAACACGCCTCCCGGGCGACCATCTCAAAACGTGGCGGCTCGTGAATCAACAGTTCGCTGA
- a CDS encoding DUF1579 domain-containing protein, with amino-acid sequence MKRILITVVLVMLLGAVASQAQAPAPKPGPEQKKLEIWVGDWTYEGEYYATPYGPAGKCTGKLSVRPILGGYFVEFRSEEKGTAGTVQYHEIDGYDPVAKNYTWIGFDSNGSSQAVTYTFAGNTVTYSGTQIIGAKQYRIRGTIVFAPDLMSDVSKNEISVDGKTWTPIFEGKFTKAKSSPK; translated from the coding sequence ATGAAACGAATCCTCATTACTGTTGTGTTGGTGATGTTGCTCGGTGCAGTTGCATCGCAGGCACAGGCTCCAGCTCCGAAACCCGGACCGGAGCAGAAGAAGCTGGAAATCTGGGTCGGGGATTGGACCTATGAGGGGGAGTACTATGCGACTCCATACGGACCCGCTGGAAAGTGCACCGGAAAACTGAGCGTCAGACCAATACTAGGCGGCTATTTCGTTGAGTTTCGATCAGAGGAGAAAGGAACCGCAGGAACCGTACAATACCATGAGATCGATGGTTACGATCCGGTGGCCAAGAACTACACCTGGATCGGTTTTGACAGCAATGGTAGCAGCCAAGCGGTCACATATACCTTCGCAGGCAACACGGTGACCTACTCGGGAACCCAGATCATCGGAGCGAAGCAGTACAGAATCAGAGGCACTATTGTATTCGCCCCTGACTTAATGAGTGATGTCTCAAAGAACGAGATATCTGTCGATGGCAAGACGTGGACGCCGATTTTTGAGGGCAAGTTTACGAAGGCGAAATCATCGCCGAAGTAG
- a CDS encoding type II toxin-antitoxin system VapB family antitoxin, whose protein sequence is MKTTIDIPENELRDAIKYARAKTKRDAVVTAVVDYNRRQRMADLIKYSGSSDTLMSNPEIEALDENDSQTDKSKPRRRGRRS, encoded by the coding sequence ATGAAAACGACGATTGATATTCCAGAGAATGAGCTAAGGGATGCTATCAAATACGCCAGGGCGAAGACCAAGCGCGACGCCGTTGTGACGGCCGTGGTGGACTACAATCGCCGGCAGCGCATGGCGGACTTGATAAAATACTCCGGCTCTTCGGACACTCTCATGAGCAATCCTGAGATCGAAGCTCTGGATGAAAATGATTCCCAAACCGATAAAAGCAAGCCGCGACGCCGGGGGCGCCGGTCATGA
- a CDS encoding rubrerythrin family protein codes for MATTESNLKDAFAGESQANRKYLAFARKAEQEGFINVARLFRTAAEAETIHALGHLNAMSGVASTADNLRAAVAGETYEYTEMYPPMLKQAEAEDHKAKRMFGFAAKAEAVHARLYQVALDAVAQGKDLAETSFYLCPVCGHIEVGQPTSACPICGTPAARFQKVAV; via the coding sequence ATGGCCACGACCGAAAGCAATTTGAAGGATGCATTTGCAGGAGAGAGTCAGGCGAACCGGAAGTATCTGGCTTTCGCCCGGAAAGCGGAACAGGAAGGATTTATCAATGTAGCGCGCCTGTTCCGGACGGCTGCCGAGGCCGAGACCATTCACGCGCTGGGGCACCTGAACGCCATGAGCGGCGTCGCTTCCACCGCCGACAACCTGCGCGCCGCCGTCGCGGGGGAGACCTACGAATACACCGAAATGTATCCGCCGATGTTGAAGCAGGCGGAAGCCGAAGACCACAAGGCCAAGCGCATGTTCGGATTTGCCGCGAAAGCCGAGGCCGTCCATGCCCGGCTTTACCAGGTGGCCTTGGATGCCGTAGCCCAGGGCAAGGATCTGGCCGAAACCAGTTTCTATCTTTGTCCGGTCTGCGGTCATATTGAGGTGGGCCAGCCGACTTCGGCGTGCCCGATTTGCGGAACGCCGGCTGCGAGGTTCCAGAAGGTAGCAGTCTAA
- a CDS encoding site-specific DNA-methyltransferase yields the protein MRFRSNDRFGISVIRETAERLTLIPELMTASGVLFNCDCMLLFSGIRSESVDLIFADPPFNLGKDYGTSRFHDAQPDKHYLEWSKTWLAECVRVLKPGGSLFVYNIPKWLIPIGAYLNELLEFRHWIAITMKNNYPRGNRLYPAHYGLLYYVKGKSFKFNRLRVPVPSCRHCGKDLRDYGGHRDKLNPAGLNLTDFWDDTSPVRHSKFKKRASNELKPLIPRRAILIASSEGDIVCDPFGGGGSTFEEAEKNGRLWVGSEIGDCTPIRERFCERLPFEGLQPNSRLVDIFVEPSQTLVARRIS from the coding sequence ATGAGATTCAGATCGAATGACAGATTTGGCATCAGTGTAATCCGGGAAACGGCCGAGCGGCTGACCCTGATTCCGGAATTGATGACTGCAAGCGGTGTGCTTTTCAATTGTGACTGCATGCTCCTCTTCTCAGGAATTCGAAGCGAGAGCGTGGATCTCATCTTCGCGGATCCTCCCTTTAATCTGGGAAAGGACTATGGAACCTCCAGGTTTCACGATGCTCAACCGGATAAGCACTATTTGGAATGGTCAAAGACATGGCTCGCGGAGTGTGTAAGAGTATTGAAGCCCGGTGGTAGCCTGTTCGTCTACAACATTCCTAAATGGCTGATTCCGATCGGTGCCTATTTGAATGAGTTATTAGAATTTCGCCATTGGATTGCCATCACGATGAAGAACAACTATCCCAGGGGCAACCGCCTTTACCCGGCACATTATGGATTGTTGTACTACGTCAAAGGGAAGAGTTTCAAATTCAACCGGCTCCGTGTTCCGGTGCCCAGCTGTAGACATTGCGGAAAAGACCTAAGAGACTACGGCGGGCATCGCGACAAACTGAATCCGGCCGGCCTCAATCTCACTGACTTCTGGGATGACACTTCGCCTGTAAGGCATTCGAAGTTCAAGAAGCGCGCTTCCAATGAGCTCAAGCCCCTCATCCCTCGCCGCGCCATCCTGATTGCCAGTAGCGAGGGGGACATCGTATGCGATCCTTTTGGAGGAGGAGGCTCCACCTTCGAGGAAGCCGAGAAAAACGGCCGCCTTTGGGTGGGGTCTGAGATCGGCGACTGCACGCCGATTCGAGAGCGATTTTGTGAGCGCCTCCCTTTTGAAGGACTCCAGCCAAACTCCAGGCTGGTGGACATCTTTGTTGAACCCTCTCAAACGCTTGTTGCGCGAAGGATCTCTTAG
- a CDS encoding protein kinase, whose amino-acid sequence MVTEGGTAKILDFGLAKLMESAATAESAATATERTENGAIVGTVAYMSPEQAEARKIDTRSDIFSFGSVLYEMLTGRRAFQGETKASTLASIIREEPRPPREPIEDLPQEIERAVMRCLRKDPQRRWQNMADLMTVLQDLKEESDSGKLSGAERPAPVRSGRLLR is encoded by the coding sequence ATGGTGACCGAAGGCGGGACGGCGAAGATTCTCGACTTTGGCCTGGCCAAGCTCATGGAATCCGCAGCAACTGCTGAATCCGCCGCTACGGCTACCGAGCGCACGGAGAATGGCGCGATTGTCGGGACGGTGGCTTACATGTCGCCGGAGCAGGCCGAGGCCAGGAAGATCGACACCCGCTCGGACATTTTCTCGTTTGGATCGGTGCTGTACGAAATGCTCACCGGTCGGCGCGCTTTCCAGGGAGAGACGAAGGCGTCTACCCTCGCCTCGATCATCCGCGAGGAGCCGCGGCCGCCCAGGGAACCGATCGAGGATTTGCCCCAGGAGATCGAGCGCGCCGTCATGCGCTGCCTGCGCAAGGATCCGCAGCGGCGCTGGCAGAACATGGCCGATCTGATGACCGTCCTGCAGGACCTGAAGGAGGAATCGGATTCCGGAAAACTCTCCGGCGCAGAGCGTCCGGCTCCGGTTCGCAGCGGTCGCCTGCTGCGGTAG
- a CDS encoding SgcJ/EcaC family oxidoreductase, which produces MKTIYAAILCVLLLLLSACAQKVNDPADIQAIKDTGSAWDKAYNAGNTEALASGYYTDDAVTMDPYQPPNVGKEAIRSALQKAFDQFSDEGRSVVEDVRVSGDLAVARGTTEGKSSLKAGGYSAQFKSKWITAFQRQPDGSWKAFCDIYNSDLPIADSLTPGVEEQALMQIERDWAAANAKNDSAAIDKILAAEYANNTDGLITTKKQALANMRNGASKVASAAAGEMKVLVFGETAVVHGLWNEKSTLNGKDTSGTYRYTDTFIKRDGRWQAATTYSTKMQ; this is translated from the coding sequence ATGAAGACAATCTATGCGGCAATCCTTTGTGTGTTGCTTTTGCTGCTTTCTGCTTGTGCTCAGAAGGTCAATGACCCTGCCGACATACAGGCGATTAAAGATACAGGGTCGGCATGGGACAAAGCCTATAATGCTGGGAACACCGAAGCCCTTGCATCGGGATACTATACGGACGATGCGGTCACAATGGATCCATACCAGCCTCCTAACGTGGGTAAAGAGGCCATTCGGTCTGCGCTCCAAAAAGCCTTCGACCAGTTCAGCGACGAGGGCCGCTCCGTTGTGGAAGATGTCCGCGTCTCGGGAGATTTAGCAGTCGCAAGGGGAACGACTGAAGGCAAGTCGAGCCTTAAGGCGGGTGGTTATTCCGCCCAATTTAAGTCCAAATGGATAACAGCTTTTCAGCGTCAACCGGACGGATCTTGGAAAGCCTTCTGCGATATTTACAACAGCGACCTGCCCATAGCTGACTCTCTAACCCCGGGGGTGGAAGAGCAGGCTCTCATGCAAATCGAACGTGATTGGGCGGCAGCGAACGCGAAAAACGACTCGGCGGCGATTGACAAGATACTCGCTGCTGAATATGCGAACAACACCGATGGACTGATTACGACCAAGAAACAGGCTTTGGCAAACATGAGAAACGGTGCATCCAAGGTCGCATCCGCAGCTGCTGGCGAAATGAAAGTGCTGGTTTTTGGTGAAACAGCGGTTGTCCATGGCCTGTGGAATGAGAAAAGTACCCTCAATGGCAAGGACACAAGCGGCACCTACCGCTATACCGACACTTTTATTAAGCGCGATGGGCGCTGGCAGGCCGCAACGACTTATTCAACGAAGATGCAGTAG
- a CDS encoding uroporphyrinogen decarboxylase, protein MNKRERVEAALRGAEVDRVPISFWGHSYLREWSAEELAEAMLENYRTYDWDFMKVNPRASYHVEDWGAVLERSRDPVHGPKFTQAPVRYPEDWRNLRPLEPDRGVLGEQLAALRLIRAGLEGDAHFVQTIFSPLSVAEYLAGHRSEPVKESIAGHRKAIEAALDTITRVFAEFAQACLEAGASGIYFATTGWASRDRLREDEYRTFGVPYDLRVLEAVAGKAPFHVLHNCGSNIHFDLLADYPVAAISWAATLPGNPTLAEGQRRTRKAVMGGVSEKTTLPDGTPEQVAAEVSRAIEQTGGRRVLVAPGCSIPPQTPRANLEAAAKAAR, encoded by the coding sequence ATGAACAAGCGTGAACGCGTCGAGGCGGCACTGCGCGGTGCCGAGGTGGACCGGGTGCCGATCAGCTTCTGGGGCCACAGCTATCTCCGGGAGTGGAGCGCCGAGGAGCTGGCAGAAGCCATGCTCGAAAACTACCGCACTTACGATTGGGACTTCATGAAGGTGAATCCGCGCGCCAGCTATCATGTGGAAGACTGGGGCGCTGTGCTCGAACGCTCTCGAGATCCCGTCCACGGCCCAAAGTTCACGCAGGCGCCCGTGAGGTATCCGGAGGACTGGCGAAACCTGCGCCCGCTCGAGCCGGACCGCGGCGTCCTGGGTGAGCAGCTGGCTGCCTTGCGCTTGATCCGCGCCGGCCTGGAAGGCGACGCGCACTTTGTCCAGACGATCTTTTCTCCGCTCTCGGTAGCCGAATATCTGGCGGGACACCGCAGCGAACCTGTCAAAGAATCGATCGCCGGGCACCGCAAAGCAATCGAGGCGGCGCTGGATACGATTACGCGCGTTTTCGCCGAGTTCGCGCAGGCCTGCCTCGAAGCCGGGGCTAGCGGGATCTACTTCGCGACCACCGGCTGGGCCAGCCGCGACCGGCTGCGCGAGGATGAGTATCGCACCTTCGGGGTGCCGTACGATCTGCGCGTGCTCGAGGCGGTCGCCGGAAAAGCCCCTTTTCATGTATTGCACAACTGCGGCAGCAACATCCACTTCGATCTGCTGGCGGATTATCCCGTGGCAGCCATCAGCTGGGCTGCCACCCTGCCGGGCAACCCGACGCTGGCCGAGGGACAGCGGCGCACGCGCAAGGCCGTCATGGGCGGAGTCAGCGAAAAGACCACGCTGCCCGACGGCACACCGGAACAAGTAGCCGCCGAAGTGTCGAGAGCCATCGAGCAAACCGGCGGCCGGCGCGTGCTGGTAGCCCCCGGCTGCTCGATCCCGCCGCAAACCCCGCGCGCCAACCTCGAAGCCGCCGCCAAAGCCGCGCGGTGA
- a CDS encoding ribbon-helix-helix domain-containing protein produces the protein MHRTQVYLDQGQYELLKARARREGRSLAAVIRDSIDAYFGGSATLTAQDPFRRVIGIGSGDGSAVAENYEDFLYGEKN, from the coding sequence GTGCACAGAACACAGGTTTATTTGGACCAGGGCCAATACGAACTGCTGAAAGCGCGGGCCAGACGTGAGGGAAGGTCCCTGGCGGCGGTGATCCGGGACAGCATCGACGCCTACTTCGGTGGGTCGGCAACCCTGACGGCTCAGGACCCGTTCCGACGCGTCATCGGCATCGGATCGGGCGACGGCAGCGCAGTGGCCGAAAACTATGAAGACTTCCTGTATGGAGAAAAGAATTGA
- a CDS encoding PIN domain-containing protein: MDTGAFYALADRRDPAHSRAAHFLEGFNAVMLTTDFIFAETMSLLTKRLGKEVAVTFGHGLRTSPSIRIEEATPIMREEAWSLFSRHRDKDYDLIDCISFSMMESFGIREAFGFDRHFVQYGFRVLPD, from the coding sequence GTGGACACGGGTGCGTTTTATGCGTTGGCGGACCGACGTGACCCGGCACACAGCCGTGCGGCGCATTTCCTCGAGGGATTCAACGCTGTCATGCTGACAACGGACTTTATATTTGCGGAAACAATGTCCTTGCTGACCAAGCGGCTTGGTAAAGAGGTCGCAGTTACCTTTGGACACGGATTGCGGACCAGCCCCTCAATCCGAATCGAAGAAGCCACACCAATCATGCGCGAGGAAGCCTGGAGCCTGTTCTCTCGCCATCGCGATAAAGATTACGACCTGATCGACTGCATTTCGTTTTCGATGATGGAGTCCTTTGGCATCCGCGAAGCATTTGGCTTTGATCGACACTTCGTTCAGTATGGATTCCGCGTGCTCCCCGATTAA